The Candidatus Eisenbacteria bacterium genome contains the following window.
CTCCCCGCCAAGCTTGCTCACTGAGTATGGAGTCAGAAGATTAAGATAGTCGTCCTCGTTGATTGGAAGATATCTCGGGTTGCCGTAAACGGAGCAGGACGATGTATAAACAATCCGCTCAACCTTGGTGTCCCGCGCTGCCAGCAGAATGTTGAGCGTGCCGCCGATGTTGGTGTTGAAATCCTCTCTGGGATCCTTGGTCGAGACAATGATATTTCTTGCCGCCGCGTGGATGATTATGTCCGCTACCGAAACCAGCTTTTTCACTACGTCGAAATCGCAGACGCTCCCTTCTACGAACTTGAACTTGTCCTGTGACGGCAGATTGGACAGCTTACCGGTGAAAAGGTCATCAAGAACGGTGACGATTGCGCCTTCCTTGATGAGCCTTTCAACTATGTTGGAGCCGACAAAGCCCGCACCACCTGTGACCAGAAGCTTTTTCCCTTTTAGACCTGTCATCTTCTGCCCCCGATTTCGTTATGCCGGGATTACTGCTGCCAGCCGACTGAATCCAGGTCTGCTGCACTTTTCGCAGCTGACATCTGCTACTTTCTGATCCCGACTCTGAGATAGATGAGCGGCTTAAGGATTCTCCACCAGTCTCTGAACGGAACCATCTTGGATGAACCTATTTCTTTCGAATGATACCTTACCGTGACAGGAGCTTCTTTGACCCTGAGACCGCACGCTATGGCTTTGTAAAGCAGGTAGGGTTCAAGCTCATAGGTGTTCAGCCAATCCTGCCAGAGGTTAATGCTCTTGTTCTTGAAGATGTCCGTCCTGAAGGCCCGCAGGCCGTTTGTGCCGTCGGTGATTGGGAATCTCACGGCCAAGTTGAACAGCAAGGCATAAACCTTGGTCAAAATCCTCCTCGGAACCGTTATGTTCGGAGTCTGTCCTCCTTTGAGCCACCTGGAACCCTGCACGAAATCGAATTCGCCGCTCTTGATCGGATCCAGGAGGAG
Protein-coding sequences here:
- a CDS encoding glycosyltransferase family 2 protein translates to MKTAAVVPAYNEKGKIGRVMEKLGRNLVDLKITIDDGSNDGTDDEARRCGADVVLRHEKNKGVGASIRTGIDYAIKHGYDIVAILSGDDQHDPSELPLLLDPIKSGEFDFVQGSRWLKGGQTPNITVPRRILTKVYALLFNLAVRFPITDGTNGLRAFRTDIFKNKSINLWQDWLNTYELEPYLLYKAIACGLRVKEAPVTVRYHSKEIGSSKMVPFRDWWRILKPLIYLRVGIRK